Genomic DNA from Vanessa atalanta chromosome 17, ilVanAtal1.2, whole genome shotgun sequence:
AAAACAGCGAGATAACTTAACCGAAACGAACCGTGATGGCTTGAATGACATTTCATTTCAACGCAAATGACAGATTCGTCATTCGTacagatttattatttgtttgttttccaAACATCGGATAATGTTATAACGTACCGTTTTACAACAAATGTTTAATGCCtggtataaaaatcttttaaatgccAATTTTTATCTGAGGATTTTACTTGATATACATTTaagaaaatcaaatgaaataaataacgaagctgttgaaagattttaaaaatctgTAAAAAGACACGTCAACAGCACGGAATTGTCAGAATATGTCAATTTTGTCAATACTCCTAATTGAGACGACCGTAAGTacgatttttatgaaaaatgagTTAATACTTGATTCGGAATCAGCGTGATGAGATCTACAATCTCttctttattatgtttttgataaaacttACAGAAACCGAGATAATGTTTAGCATAAGCGccgtaattacatatttttatgtttgttgctAAATTTAAATACCGTAAGATCGCCTACGTTTGTTATGCTTAAAATGTTTGAATGAGCTTGATCAttcgttaaaaatgtataccaaATATAAAGGCCGTAAGATGATATACCGCTGATATCTGAACTACATTCATCAACTGTGCAAGGCTAATACTAAACATAAAAACAGTAACAACAACTTACGGTCCTTTTGCATAATGATAGGACTCATTACCGCACTTATTTACTACTGAAAACAAGGGTATTTGATCTTTACCGTTGTCGTATTTAGTAAGCAATAacctatttgttatttttttctaaatataacaaCCGTAAACGCGGTTAAACGGCTGTTATATGTAGtaaaattattggttttaaAACGCGAGGGGTTGAGTTATGCGCTAAGTGTATCGCCAGAGTTCGTGGGTTGTATGTGTGTGAGGCGCGGGAAacgtaagttaatatttattattatttatataataaaatatttatacaatgctTCTAAGCcaattcaacaaatatttttattaaattattttatcttattttgaaTGTAAGTGCttaatatgattgtatttaGTTGGCATGAATGTTAAATGTAGCATGATATGTTTTGTTGGTGATAGTGTAGTGTGATAGCAAGTCTATAAGAACTTGTATAAAATCCTTTATTACTTTTGccgttttacatattattaacattgcTTTCAAATGTCTTACTTtactgttattaaattattatatttttgttgccGTCAAATGGCGTCCCAAGACTGACAAGGCCGAatacttactttaaaaattaaggcCAATGTTATCTTACTTAGTGAGGTAGAcacagaaaaaaacaaaaacaacttaattttagaaaataattcatcATTATGCAAAACTAAATcaactgatattaaaaaaatatttaaaaaacctttcAAAAGGAGCCCATATCATGCaagtaaatatgaaattttatacaatataataatatataagatacaaatttgttgaaaataatatcaatatttcaaTCAACCCGGTATAGATTTAGAATGTCACAAGGTTTTTGAtgcaaatattgatattttttatgattcagGTTATGACAAAGACAGCGATTATATTTCTGAAGCAAATGAAACGAGTGGTTTAGATGATGAAAATAGAGAGTAAAGAGATCAAAATCATATATGAATGGAAAACATTTATTGAGGAAGGAAGTAATGACTGTGGGCCCGGTGCAAATAAGACACGGAAAAAATACCGAGGATGCAAACCAGCAGACACATGATAATAAAGATGTTCAAAATGAAGAATGAATGACTAAAAATGAGGAAACACGGAATCAAGAGAAATACACTAGATTTAGAGAGGCAcacaataataatcataatattaaaagtcaAAAGTTAAATACAGATATATGTACAAGACCAAGTGATAGAGACTAGGAAAGAAGACGCCCAAAAAAATGAGACTCAAACCATATGATTTCAAAAGTGCCTTCCACTAGTTAATTACTTAAGAAGTAAaagtttaagtttttgtttatgttttgtaataaatccaTATAAAGAAAACttgttaaagatttttatttacacttaaatatatttttttgctactGATTTGCAATTAGTTAGAGTACAGTTACCGCTTCTATggctagtaaatatttagaaatgtttatttgttaaacaCCGTAACATCAATTCCTAGATATGAGAACCGGAACCCCGTCACATACGGCACTCACGATTAGgcattatacattataaaattaaaattaactacacATAAAGATtatttgctatttaaaaaataaacaaatgattatatCTCATTAAAATTAGTACTACTTTAAAGACAAGGGTCGTTACTAtccataaaataaagaaatattgtttttttcttaaactatAGTACTGACACCCAATTTACCGTAAAAAACTTTAAGCGCCGTTATCTCGAAATCATATTTTGTGCATTTACGGTTGTTTCAATTAGGAGGGCAGAATAGATATCAGTGCGGCGACAGTTTCTAAGAAATGGTCGAAAACGTTGCAAAGCAACGTAATCTTAACCTTATTACGtacgtaataaagtttaaatttagttgaAGAACGGAATCGAGAACCGTATGGATCCGTAGccaacacaaaaataaaaatcattcggAATGTTGGTAGTTTGTTACAGAGAACAGCCATGTTTGTTTTCGACATTTCGAATTTGACAACATGTTTGTTTTCGACATTTCGAATTTGACAACATGTTTGTGAAGTTcggtgtatttttaaattttatttttattgataataactgTGTTATTTGATtactaattgtattgtaatggaGAATATACGACATTACAGTTATAGGAAGTGTGCGATTTGTGGTTTGCGAAAGTTACCCAAGTCTAACACGCTCCTTTCAAGTTTTCCTTTAGACCCAGATCAGTAAGTtaaataccatatttattttatgtctaaacattattaaatttatcaaaacatctaacattttaatgtttacaagTTTACAATAGAAAAACTTAAGTATCTGGTCGTATATTTGAATCGAACCGACTTATGAAAAGTAAACTTAGAAGCATGCTACCCTTACTTTAACGTATAAATGCTGCTTTCAGATGCCGATTATGGGTGAAAGCAACTGGTGATGAAGATTTAATTCATTTGCCGATTGAGAAGTTGCATGAGCTAAAGTATATATGTGGTTCTCATTTTGTGCCTGAGTTTTTCAATACCAAAGGAAATCGTTTACTTAAAACTGCAGTGCCAACTGTGAAGCTTACTAGACCACCTTTATCTGATGATACTTTGAATGAGTTTCCTTTACATGTTAAGTCCTTTTATGAAATGAGGAAAAAGGACTCAGgtatgtaaattaaagttaaaacgaagtatgtgtttatttaaattatagtaattaaattctttACTGTTGTTTTCCtccaattactttaaaaagcaCATAAGTTCTCATGTGAATTGTATAGTAGAGATTGAAGATCATCTAGATATCTTGAACTTAAAACGCCTGTGTATTCCACAAAATTCTTATTCTATAGTATCACATTAAAGAGGTtgcatattgaataataaactcCCTTTATTTCTctttcttcatattttaaaatttctttttgctgaaatgcaaaaaaaaaacactacttAAGTAATGACATTCATATTCAtatctaataatacaatttcttaataagtaacatttagtttttgtatatttatttatttcttatactattaaaaatattaatttacagtttcacattttatgtcatttcaaacattaaattttaattattttctaaatattattaatatttctttcatttcaattaaattatatactttatatactcTTTGATAGATATCTGTCACAAcaattttttgttgattttcatcAATTCGTCGTTTaggtgtttttaatttgtatttctattttgtATTTCTCGATATAATCAATTTGATAAATGATTGTAATAGCTTAGTTTTGGTATTTAAAGACACACATTAATTAAGTCAaatatgcttataaatattttgtaaatcatGTCGTATTATGTTTAGTGCCGTTcctatttcattatttgttttattttaaaatttaaggtGTAATCATGAGCAACGTTGATAGAAGAAATAAGATACCGGCAGCTCCGTCATTTGCTACAAGTGGCAATCTCCTTTCAAACGTCGCACCGCCTACTGAACTTCCAAATTTTATTACTACAGTCCCAACATCAGCCGCACCAGCTCCTAAGAAACCTGAAgtggtaaataatatatttcatgattGTTGTCTCCTAAAATGATatgtgttctttatttaaaagttttgtttttaaggagCAACAAATTGTTTGTGACTCTGTTAAAGGTTCCGCAGGCAGTGCCAGTATCATCACCAGTACCAGTAACACAAGCTAATCAAGATGTTGAAACAAAGCCAACACTTCAACAATCACCAGAGAGTCCAGAGAAGTttaggtaaataatattattattgaaacaatgAGGTTGTAATTgtgtgaatttataaatattgctatATCTTCAAGTGTATTTTAAGTTTCAaatgtgaatatatttattttgtagtccAGCTATTCCATTATCTAAAGGAGAGCCGACTTTACCGATCCGGTCTCCAGAGGATTCTTTGACTACATTATCCCCGGAGTCTCTACCTGAATCAATTTCAGAAATTGATCAACTGGGTATGTTCATGTctctcatattaatatatattttaatgaatagataatattcgttttgtttgtaggttttcaataaaaaatattaaattataagaatattgtgataagtaatttaaattttatttaacattactaAATTATCTTATGGTTATAGTAgagaaaacttaattttatatttatgatgacAAATTATTGAACACTGCTATTGTCTATggtcaaactattttttttttttaaattcttcctTCATATACTATATGTTTATGTTGCCTTCTTTCAATATAaatccaaaatataaataaaatttcaatgataatatattgatattttactactgactatataacataaaaattaaaagaatattcaaGCATGCTGATATGTTAGGGGAAATTCATAATTTtgcattaaattattagaataatttaataaaaaagttctttCTAGGGGATGTAATGCCTGGAAGTGGAATTCTTACTTGGATGAAAGGTGCAGTTTCAAGCGGAGGTATATTGCAGAGAGTAGCTGAAAAAGCTAAGAGCTCAGTTGACTCAATGATCACAACTCTTGATCCACAAATGAAAGAGTATTtaagtatgttattttttcaaaaatagtttttgttttcataCTCCTATTAGTTTATCAGTATTATAATTGATAGGGATGTTATGGACATGGCATTTTAATCTGGATATGGATACggatataagaataatattttaccaattTCAGATATGGATACAAAATTAATtcggattatccgattgtttcaAATAGTTTCGGTAATGGATATTAGATTATTAAGACTttgtgaatgaaaaaaaatcaaatatattaatgtgaCTTATTAATATAGCACTATGCAAAAACATCGGTTTCGGTTTTGGgtagattttatttagaatatccTAGAGTTTTGGTTATGATTATAAAGattcataacataaatatttaattaataataattaattgtaaatagttaatttaataaataaattttgtttttttttttttattaataattgtataatttaagtgTATACTTTAATGTTACAGGGAGTGGAGGTGATCTATGCATAGTTGTAGCTTCAGATAAAGAAGTAAAGGTTTCACCAGTTAGAGAGGCTTTTCAAACTGTTTTCGGGAAAGCAACAGTCatgcaagtattttttttataatggcacattttgttaataataatatactttttaggttttttaaagATGATATGAATTGTATTCAGTAATATCAGCAATTGTTTCTAtgactctgtctgtctgaaagTTACACCCACCTTCACAGCTAAAACACTTAAGTGAATCCAATTTTATATTGACATTTAACTTATCCTTCAATAATTTCCAAGTTAATAACTGAACATGTCTCattcaataaacaaattatggGTATATTTGTTTACTTACAGATTTGCGCATTTGCAACTGGTTACATAAtgtcttatataattttcattgtaatgaatatttgtttttttagcggtCACGCAGCACAAAGTGACGTGACCGCGGCTCAGCCCGTCGGCTACGCGGCCGCTTACGCCGCGGCGAAGCAACGCATCGCGTACGTGCGCTCCGAACACAACGAGCTCACCAACAACGTGCCGATAGTCGCTATAGAGGGTTTCATACAGGAGACTGTGCCTGACAGGTGAAACTATACACTTACCAAAATGATTATGATTATACAgcatataatctttttttaaattcagaaatctggaatatatttaaaacaagctGATACGCGTCTCGTTTCTAAAAGTTCGGATTGCATTATGATCACGCGCTGATCATACGACATCGAAAgggatgttataaaaaaaatatgatcacTTGCATGAATGTGATTCATACAGATGGTACGAGATGTCGCTGCTGGTGCTGACGCAGCCGTCGCTGGGCATCGAGCTGCAGCTGCAGTCGCAGGCGACGCCGGTGCCGGGCGCGGCCgtggcggcggcgcgcgcggccggCGCCGAGCCCGCGCCCACCGGCTACTGCCTCACCATCGGCTCCATCATGGCCACCAACCTGCAGGTCACCCACTACACACGAGCATCTCCTTGACATCCTTCTATTGAGACTGTTTGTTTCCTATTCGCAACTGGTGCTGGAATAGTGCTTTGCAGGATTATATATGCATGGGAGATAGGAAAGGAATGCTATTGATGTATTCTTAAATTTACGATTTGATTGTTTCTAAAAGGTGTAACATTACGGAGAAATCTGTCAAAGGATTCAATGAGTTACTATTGATTGGATGAAGAACGTCCTTTCAGTCTGTTCTAAAAATGAGTGTTCCACAGGGATACATTTTGGGgccacttttatttaaaattttgaaaatctaAACAATGTCTTATTACTTGGACACAATTGGCTTACAGAAGTAAGAAAAGTTTTTGAGAGCCATTAAAATGGAAGTGCATTCCCAATACCAAATTTTGTCCTCTGACGTAATAGTAGGTACTAAAAAGTGGCGCGGTAGGTTTCAATGAACATctgttgcttttttttaatcttcctta
This window encodes:
- the LOC125070183 gene encoding protein PRRC1-like isoform X2, with the translated sequence MVENVAKQRNLNLITCRLWVKATGDEDLIHLPIEKLHELKYICGSHFVPEFFNTKGNRLLKTAVPTVKLTRPPLSDDTLNEFPLHVKSFYEMRKKDSGVIMSNVDRRNKIPAAPSFATSGNLLSNVAPPTELPNFITTVPTSAAPAPKKPEVVPQAVPVSSPVPVTQANQDVETKPTLQQSPESPEKFSPAIPLSKGEPTLPIRSPEDSLTTLSPESLPESISEIDQLGDVMPGSGILTWMKGAVSSGGILQRVAEKAKSSVDSMITTLDPQMKEYLRSGGDLCIVVASDKEVKVSPVREAFQTVFGKATVIGHAAQSDVTAAQPVGYAAAYAAAKQRIAYVRSEHNELTNNVPIVAIEGFIQETVPDRWYEMSLLVLTQPSLGIELQLQSQATPVPGAAVAAARAAGAEPAPTGYCLTIGSIMATNLQVPHTQWHEATTGVSRREILLFAARSLAGSYKKLLAVAAET
- the LOC125070183 gene encoding protein PRRC1-like isoform X1 is translated as MENIRHYSYRKCAICGLRKLPKSNTLLSSFPLDPDQCRLWVKATGDEDLIHLPIEKLHELKYICGSHFVPEFFNTKGNRLLKTAVPTVKLTRPPLSDDTLNEFPLHVKSFYEMRKKDSGVIMSNVDRRNKIPAAPSFATSGNLLSNVAPPTELPNFITTVPTSAAPAPKKPEVVPQAVPVSSPVPVTQANQDVETKPTLQQSPESPEKFSPAIPLSKGEPTLPIRSPEDSLTTLSPESLPESISEIDQLGDVMPGSGILTWMKGAVSSGGILQRVAEKAKSSVDSMITTLDPQMKEYLRSGGDLCIVVASDKEVKVSPVREAFQTVFGKATVIGHAAQSDVTAAQPVGYAAAYAAAKQRIAYVRSEHNELTNNVPIVAIEGFIQETVPDRWYEMSLLVLTQPSLGIELQLQSQATPVPGAAVAAARAAGAEPAPTGYCLTIGSIMATNLQVPHTQWHEATTGVSRREILLFAARSLAGSYKKLLAVAAET
- the LOC125070183 gene encoding protein PRRC1-like isoform X3 produces the protein MRKKDSGVIMSNVDRRNKIPAAPSFATSGNLLSNVAPPTELPNFITTVPTSAAPAPKKPEVVPQAVPVSSPVPVTQANQDVETKPTLQQSPESPEKFSPAIPLSKGEPTLPIRSPEDSLTTLSPESLPESISEIDQLGDVMPGSGILTWMKGAVSSGGILQRVAEKAKSSVDSMITTLDPQMKEYLRSGGDLCIVVASDKEVKVSPVREAFQTVFGKATVIGHAAQSDVTAAQPVGYAAAYAAAKQRIAYVRSEHNELTNNVPIVAIEGFIQETVPDRWYEMSLLVLTQPSLGIELQLQSQATPVPGAAVAAARAAGAEPAPTGYCLTIGSIMATNLQVPHTQWHEATTGVSRREILLFAARSLAGSYKKLLAVAAET